In Oncorhynchus clarkii lewisi isolate Uvic-CL-2024 chromosome 2, UVic_Ocla_1.0, whole genome shotgun sequence, one DNA window encodes the following:
- the LOC139370045 gene encoding formin-binding protein 4-like, with amino-acid sequence MGKKTRTGTGGRRTILQLSPPRSGTGGGREDALGSEDEGNGDGYSFLREVTTEMRIPAVKATEGLSLLGAYEDSDEEEDTDSQPSTIRTQHNQSADILANFMAEIDAITTQPGSEEPTGDLSAPAPTPPRPEPKAQQHASETGTEPESTEADFQYDTHTSLAGVGGLEMGDWQEVWDDNTGCYYYWNTQTNEVAWQLPYYLAHQVQGLQQYADSSTVNGNGTTQSAGYHVEQHSTGVSAPTPKTIKKEVMESVVALTSEEEDRHGVAASLLGPLIPAEVKEAEEKWRKRLVGGLEEKENSLEDSLPGSPAPPLNEPDTPTHPLRDQRSRNQSVENSEEEETEEDTMELELALERKKAELRALEEGDGSAGGSSPCSEASQEAPEPCSLLLKKAKWKTAFLRAASPDSNSRGSDTREDPDTTHSKVPEKAGEEQEKETGDRTLTNVPPKEEVETPELRFQIGELANTLTSKMEFLGINKKTISNFQLLLLQTETRIADWREGALNGIYLRRRLQEAAEHIKHYELNAAPKGWSCHWDREHRRYFYTNDRTNASQWDFPAEEEEEGPETTLSIQGEPKPPPVPAGGLAVAGASVFSPVVPPQPSLPSCWSMPQPPLPPDQPPPPSDIPLPPPPPPESPPPPPPPPLEEDGEIEEVEMEDDDCEPPAPGTEPPLPLGVGGMKVVESTASLGKGQKRKASGAGQLTKAVTIGSSAILYTQITSTAAPVMSGAAYWGVSAVAAPPLPSEPAAPPLPPPPTRPPLPPTQPPSTLDPTGLKTLPTDKTKKLKKDKSKKSKTKMPSLVKKWQSIQKELDEEEKSSSSDEDRDQLNKRGIEEWKQQQLLTGKAGKNANFEALPDDWRERLLKKRKMMKST; translated from the exons ATGGGAAAGAAAACTCGCACAGGAACAGGAGGACGCAGAACAATACTGCAACTTTCCCCACCTCGAAGCGGGACAGGCGGTGGAAGAGAAGACGCTTTAGGTTCCGAAG ACGAAGGTAACGGTGATGGATACAGTTTTCTGAGAGAAGTAACAACCGAAATGAGGATCCCAGCAGTTAAGGCCACAG AGGGTCTGTCCCTCCTGGGGGCCTATGAGGACAGTGATGAAGAAGAGGATACAGACTCACAGCCTTCCACCATCAGGACCCAACACAACCAGTCTGCAGACATACTCGCCAACTTCATGGCC gaaATTGATGCCATCACCACACAGCCGGGCTCAGAGGAACCCACAGGggatctgtcggccccagccccCACCCCACCACGTCCAGAACCCAAAGCCCAGCAACATGcctctgagactgggacagagccGGAGAGCACTGAGGCGGACTTCCAGTATGATACCCATACTTCACTAGCTGGAG TTGGAGGATTGGAGATGGGTGACTGGCAGGAGGTGTGGGATGACAACACAGGTTGTTACTACTACTGGAACACTCAAACCAATGAGGTGGCTTGGCAGCTGCCTTACTACCTGGCCCACCAGGTGCAAGGCTTGCAGCAGTACGCAGACAG CTCAACAGTCAATGGCAACGGAACTACACAGAGTGCAGGTTACCATGTTGAACAACACTCCACTGGCGTCAGTGCTCCGACGCCTAAGACAATAAAGAAG GAGGTGATGGAGAGCGTGGTTGCCCTGACCAGTGAAGAAGAGGATCGTCATGGTGTGGCCGCCTCCCTCCTCGGTCCCCTCATCCCCGCAGAGGTGAAAGAAGCGGAGGAGAAGTGGAGGAAAAGGCTTGTAGGAGggctggaggagaaggagaacagTCTGGAGGATAGCTTGCCAGGGTCCCCCGCTCCCCCCCTGAATGAGCCAGACACCCCCACGCACCCCCTGAGAGACCAGCGCAGCAGGAACCAGTCTGTGGAAAactctgaggaagaggagacgGAAGAGGACACCATGGAGCTGGAGCTGGCTCTGGAGAGGAAAAAG GCTGAGTTACGGGCGTTGGAGGAGGGTGATGGTAGTGCGGGGGGCTCCAGCCCCTGTTCTGAGGCAAGTCAGGAGGCCCCCGAGCCCTGTAGCCTGCTCCTGAAGAAGGCCAAGTGGAAGACGGCCTTCCTTAGAGCAGCCAGCCCCGACTCAAACAGCAGGGGCTCAGATACACGGGAAGACCCCGACACAA CACATTCCAAAGTCCCAGAGAAGGCCGGGGAAGAGCAGGAGAAGGAGACCGGGGACAGAACGTTAACCAACGTGCCACCAAAAGAGGAGGTGGAAACTCCGGAGCTCAGG TTTCAGATCGGAGAACTTGCCAACACCTTAACCAGCAAGATGGAGTTCTTAGGGATCAACAAGAAAACCATCTCTAACTTCCAGCTGCTTCTGTTACAAACTGAG acgCGGATCGCTGACTGGCGGGAAGGGGCTCTGAACGGGATCTATCTCCGCCGTAGGCTGCAGGAAGCCGCCGAGCACATAAAACATTACGAACTTAACGCCGCCCCTAAAGGCTGGTCCTGCCACTGGGACAG AGAGCACAGGAGGTATTTCTATACCAATGACCGCACCAATGCCTCCCAGTGGGACTTCccagctgaggaggaggaggaaggaccaGAAACCACGTTGTCCATACAGGGGGAACCCAAACCCCCACCCGTACCCGCTGGTGGGCTCGCAGTTGCAG GAGCTTCAGTCTTCTCACCCGTCGTCCCCCCTCAGCCTAGCCTTCCCTCCTGTTGGTCTATGCCTCAGCCCCCACTTCCCCCTGACCAGCCCCCTCCCCCGTCCGACATCCCCCtgcccccccctccacccccggAGTCGCCTCCcccgccccctcctcctcccctggaggaggatggtgagatagaggaggtagagatggaggatgATGACTGTGAGCCTCCAGCACCAGGAACAGAGCCTCCCCTCCCCCTGGGTGTCGGCGGCATGAAG GTTGTGGAGTCTACAGCTTCCCTGGGTAAGGGTCAGAAACGCAAAGCTTCAGGAGCAGGTCAGCTGACCAAGGCAGTAACAATCGGCAGCAGTGCCATCCTCTATACACAGATCACCTCCACGGCAG CCCCTGTGATGTCAGGAGCTGCCTACTGGGGAGTGTCTGCGGTAGCTGCACCTCCACTGCCTTCTGAACCTGCGGCCCCACCTCTCCCACCTCCCCCTACTCGCCCCCCGCTACCCCCCACTCAGCCCCCCTCTACCCTGGACCCCACAGGGCTTAAAACACTGCCCACGGACAagaccaagaaactgaagaaggATAAG TCGAAGAAGAGCAAGACGAAGATGCCGTCCCTGGTGAAGAAGTGGCAGAGCATCCAGAAGGAACTGGATGAGGAGGAGAAGTCTAGTTCCAGTGACGAGGACAGGGACCAGCTCAACAAGAGGGGCATTGAGGAGTGGAAACAGCAGCAGCTACTCAC GGGAAAAGCTGGAAAGAACGCAAACTTTGAGGCTTTACCTGATGACTGGCGAGAGAGACTGttgaagaagaggaagatgatGAAGAGCACGTAA